One window of Candidatus Leptovillus gracilis genomic DNA carries:
- a CDS encoding DUF2085 domain-containing protein gives MASSPPKQPVTGRQRSLVIGIDKLIYHFSRHWLAVFNIAIALYVGLPMLAPALMKAGLERPANVIYTIYSPMCHQMASRSFFLFGEQWAYPRALAESSLTPIEAYMPTLPEFAGASADPAEWTTFLLAARRFVGNEQMGYKMALCERDIAIYSFVLIGGLFYGLLRKRFTIKPLPLWAFIILGMGPIALDGFSQLFSQYGAASPALSFFNVIFPLRESPPFLRSLTGAIFGFALVWLAYPHVDAGMKTTAADLEAKLIRIGEIKSAE, from the coding sequence ATGGCATCTTCTCCACCCAAACAACCGGTTACCGGCCGACAGCGCAGCCTGGTTATCGGCATAGACAAGCTGATCTACCATTTCAGCCGCCATTGGTTGGCCGTGTTTAACATCGCCATCGCCCTCTACGTCGGGCTGCCCATGCTGGCCCCCGCCCTCATGAAAGCGGGTCTCGAACGGCCGGCCAACGTCATCTACACTATCTACAGCCCCATGTGCCACCAGATGGCCTCCCGTTCATTCTTTCTGTTTGGCGAGCAGTGGGCCTATCCGCGCGCCCTCGCCGAGAGCAGCTTAACGCCCATCGAAGCCTACATGCCCACACTGCCCGAATTTGCCGGGGCTTCTGCCGATCCGGCCGAATGGACGACGTTTTTGCTTGCGGCGCGCCGCTTTGTAGGCAACGAGCAGATGGGCTACAAAATGGCCTTATGTGAACGCGACATCGCCATCTATTCCTTTGTTTTGATTGGCGGATTGTTTTATGGGCTGCTGCGCAAGCGGTTCACCATCAAACCACTGCCTCTCTGGGCCTTCATCATTTTGGGCATGGGGCCGATTGCCCTGGATGGCTTTAGCCAGCTTTTCAGCCAGTATGGCGCAGCCAGCCCAGCCCTGAGCTTTTTCAACGTCATCTTCCCTCTACGCGAAAGCCCGCCCTTTTTACGCAGCCTGACAGGGGCCATCTTTGGCTTCGCGCTGGTGTGGCTGGCTTATCCCCACGTGGACGCCGGCATGAAAACCACCGCCGCCGACCTGGAAGCCAAACTCATTCGCATTGGCGAAATAAAATCGGCGGAATAG
- a CDS encoding heme exporter protein CcmB: protein MNEQTAAARPSESETRLFFTAVWAIVWKDLRIERHTRQTISVMAMFSVVTVVMFNFALEANMDAARNVSTGLLWATILLAGTLGLNRSLAIERENQTMDAMLMAPIHRNAIYLGKVISITLFTLALEAILVLLFIIFFDKPLWRPMVLLVLVLGTIGYVAAGVIVTSMTIQSRSREVLLPVLLLPLSLPLVLPAATAVAMYMFPQPPTWGEVQSAVYIVIIYDLLMVTAGFLTYHFVVES, encoded by the coding sequence ATGAACGAACAAACTGCGGCAGCACGGCCGTCTGAATCAGAAACCAGGCTGTTTTTTACGGCCGTATGGGCCATTGTCTGGAAAGACCTGCGCATCGAGCGCCACACCCGGCAGACCATCAGCGTCATGGCGATGTTTTCCGTCGTCACCGTCGTCATGTTTAATTTTGCCCTGGAGGCCAACATGGATGCGGCGCGCAATGTGTCTACCGGGCTGCTGTGGGCCACCATTTTGCTGGCCGGCACGCTGGGGCTGAACCGCTCCCTGGCGATTGAACGAGAAAACCAGACGATGGACGCCATGTTGATGGCGCCCATCCACCGCAACGCCATCTACTTGGGCAAAGTCATCAGCATCACCTTGTTTACCCTGGCCCTGGAAGCCATCCTGGTGCTGCTGTTTATCATCTTTTTTGATAAGCCGTTGTGGCGGCCAATGGTTTTGTTGGTGCTGGTTTTGGGAACGATTGGCTATGTCGCCGCCGGCGTCATCGTCACTTCGATGACGATTCAGAGCCGCAGCCGGGAAGTTTTGCTGCCGGTGCTGCTGCTGCCATTGTCTTTGCCCCTGGTGCTGCCCGCGGCAACGGCCGTTGCCATGTACATGTTTCCGCAGCCCCCCACGTGGGGCGAAGTCCAGAGCGCCGTCTACATTGTCATCATTTATGATCTGCTTATGGTAACGGCCGGTTTTTTGACGTACCATTTTGTTGTAGAATCATAA
- a CDS encoding TlpA family protein disulfide reductase produces the protein MTNGTDSPAAGTNPDGRSPFLIWGGLFLLGLAFTLLLFGSNLLGNDEAAVGGDTAVLSQLPAPPGTARVAQLPAGGSKFVAVGDTATNFYLPDLTGEIVDLESFRGRPVIVNFWATWCAPCRLEMPALEAAYQAHQADDLVILAVNSQETHQDVTDFFAELGLTFTPLLDYDGQISRLYSVFNFPSTYFIDEAGRVTAVHRGLLSAEQIETYLAAIINKPN, from the coding sequence ATGACCAACGGAACGGATTCTCCGGCGGCGGGAACAAACCCTGACGGCCGTTCCCCTTTCCTCATTTGGGGCGGCCTATTTCTCCTGGGACTGGCTTTTACCCTCTTGTTGTTTGGCAGCAATTTGCTGGGCAATGATGAGGCGGCGGTTGGCGGGGATACGGCCGTTCTCTCCCAGTTACCCGCCCCTCCAGGCACAGCCAGGGTGGCCCAACTACCGGCCGGTGGCAGCAAATTCGTGGCCGTTGGCGACACCGCCACCAACTTCTACCTGCCCGACCTGACCGGCGAGATCGTGGATTTAGAGAGTTTTCGCGGCCGGCCGGTCATCGTCAATTTTTGGGCCACCTGGTGCGCCCCCTGCCGGCTGGAAATGCCTGCCCTGGAAGCCGCCTACCAGGCCCACCAGGCAGACGATCTGGTGATTCTGGCCGTCAACAGCCAGGAAACGCACCAGGACGTGACCGATTTTTTTGCTGAATTGGGGTTAACCTTCACGCCGCTGCTGGATTACGACGGGCAAATTTCCCGCCTCTACAGCGTGTTTAATTTTCCTTCGACTTATTTTATTGATGAGGCAGGACGGGTAACGGCCGTACATCGTGGTCTGCTCTCCGCCGAACAAATCGAAACCTATCTGGCGGCCATCATCAATAAACCCAACTAA
- a CDS encoding cytochrome c biogenesis protein CcdA codes for MQKSISLPGRLRTLSTGQWLLLVSIFLVVLFLIVGTVTQSSTTNEFSLGIQRQPFVVLAVLAFLAGLLSFVSPCTLPVLTAYFAFAFQSERQRIATNTLAFMLGLATTFSILGAVGFVVGRILLQNQQLLLLVGGSVILMFGVMSLLGMGFGGVAQGSGQQFGASVGGSYLFGLTFAVGWSSCVGPILGSVLTLAAQTASVWHGMMLLFIYTIGLGLPLLIVSTFFGRMSRQSLFWRALKGKGWDWDTHVFVVALVWALAVWRILVAAFVYAQRRFAFMSGLEPSLGVELGLLALAIVGAALWVLTSSAERRTVVHLHTTQLVSGALFILMGLLMLEAQLAYFNNIIPPGLAEWLAVQEERLITLFTR; via the coding sequence ATGCAAAAATCCATCTCTTTACCAGGGCGACTGCGCACCCTGTCCACCGGCCAATGGCTGCTGCTGGTTTCCATTTTCCTCGTTGTGTTGTTTCTGATCGTGGGCACAGTCACCCAATCGTCCACAACCAATGAGTTTTCCTTGGGGATTCAGCGGCAGCCCTTTGTTGTGCTGGCCGTTCTCGCCTTTTTGGCTGGTCTGCTCAGCTTTGTATCACCCTGTACGCTGCCAGTTCTGACCGCTTATTTCGCCTTTGCTTTCCAAAGCGAACGCCAACGCATTGCCACCAATACTCTGGCTTTTATGTTGGGTCTGGCTACCACATTCAGCATCTTGGGGGCGGTCGGTTTTGTCGTTGGCCGGATTTTGCTGCAAAACCAACAACTGCTCCTGCTGGTGGGCGGCTCGGTGATTCTGATGTTTGGCGTGATGAGCCTGTTGGGCATGGGTTTTGGTGGCGTCGCCCAGGGGAGCGGGCAGCAGTTTGGCGCCAGCGTGGGCGGCTCTTATCTGTTTGGGCTGACTTTTGCCGTAGGCTGGTCGAGCTGCGTGGGTCCCATTTTGGGTTCGGTTTTAACCCTGGCGGCGCAAACAGCCTCGGTGTGGCACGGCATGATGCTGCTTTTCATTTACACCATTGGCCTGGGGCTGCCACTGCTGATCGTTTCTACCTTTTTTGGGCGTATGAGCCGTCAGAGTTTGTTTTGGCGGGCGTTGAAGGGCAAAGGTTGGGACTGGGATACGCATGTCTTTGTGGTGGCCCTGGTATGGGCATTGGCTGTCTGGCGCATTCTGGTGGCGGCTTTTGTATACGCACAGCGGCGTTTCGCGTTTATGAGCGGCCTGGAGCCTTCGTTAGGCGTGGAACTTGGCCTGCTGGCGCTGGCGATAGTGGGGGCGGCGTTGTGGGTGCTTACCAGCTCCGCCGAAAGGCGCACGGTGGTACACCTGCATACGACGCAGCTTGTTAGTGGGGCGTTGTTTATTTTGATGGGTCTGTTGATGTTGGAGGCGCAGTTGGCCTATTTTAACAACATCATTCCGCCGGGATTGGCTGAGTGGCTGGCGGTGCAGGAAGAGCGGCTGATCACGCTGTTTACGCGATGA
- a CDS encoding DUF1684 domain-containing protein: MSELTHFRAEVDRFMRQHPQSPLSPAQLADFVGLSYFAADPAFVFTVTVTRLAETEPLVQMETSSGEMRLYRRWATFAFQVAGQAAALTIYSDPHGYDFFLPFKDKSNGRSTYAAGRYLDNHRPGLNQLSETTFEVDFNYAYNPYCAYSPAYSCPLPPPENWLKVAILAGEKMFAAAGME; encoded by the coding sequence ATGAGTGAATTAACCCACTTCCGGGCGGAAGTAGATCGTTTTATGCGACAACATCCCCAATCGCCGCTGTCGCCGGCGCAGTTGGCCGATTTTGTCGGGCTGAGCTATTTCGCCGCCGATCCGGCCTTTGTGTTTACGGTGACGGTGACACGCCTGGCGGAAACAGAGCCACTGGTTCAGATGGAGACCAGCAGCGGCGAGATGCGCCTGTACCGGCGCTGGGCGACGTTTGCCTTCCAGGTAGCCGGCCAGGCGGCGGCGCTGACGATCTACAGCGACCCGCATGGTTATGACTTTTTTCTGCCGTTTAAGGATAAGAGCAACGGCCGTTCCACCTACGCCGCCGGCCGTTACCTGGATAATCACCGACCAGGTCTTAACCAGCTCTCTGAGACGACATTCGAGGTAGACTTCAATTACGCTTACAACCCCTACTGCGCGTATTCGCCCGCCTACAGCTGCCCGCTGCCACCGCCAGAAAACTGGTTGAAAGTAGCGATTCTGGCGGGGGAGAAAATGTTTGCCGCCGCCGGAATGGAATAG
- the ccmA gene encoding heme ABC exporter ATP-binding protein CcmA: protein MPTTTPSPMIQIQGLVKQYGVNMVLRGVDLQVAQGEFVTLVGSNGAGKSTLMKIVATLLQPTSGQVEIGRWRLPAFAANVRQHIGLVSHQSLLYGDLTAAENLAFFARLYRLDNADARVMAALKKVGLFARQRDPVSTFSRGMVQRLTIARATLHEPDVLLLDEPYTGLDQDASQLLDDLLRQEHGNGRTILMITHDLAHGLNLCDRTAILNRGKIVQEIASQDVTAAEFLDLYTHYTRKQKAKDTTS from the coding sequence ATGCCCACAACAACACCTTCACCCATGATTCAAATTCAAGGGTTGGTCAAACAATATGGCGTGAATATGGTTTTGCGCGGCGTAGATTTACAGGTTGCCCAGGGAGAGTTTGTCACCCTGGTTGGCTCCAATGGCGCCGGCAAATCTACCCTGATGAAGATTGTGGCGACCCTCTTGCAGCCCACGTCCGGCCAGGTGGAGATTGGCCGCTGGCGGCTGCCGGCTTTTGCGGCTAACGTGCGGCAGCATATTGGCCTGGTTTCGCACCAATCACTGTTGTATGGCGATCTGACCGCCGCCGAGAATCTCGCTTTTTTTGCCCGGCTGTACCGGCTGGACAACGCCGACGCGCGCGTGATGGCCGCGCTGAAAAAGGTGGGCTTGTTTGCCCGGCAGCGTGACCCGGTAAGTACTTTTTCGCGGGGCATGGTACAGCGTTTGACCATCGCCCGCGCCACGCTGCACGAACCGGATGTGCTGCTGTTGGACGAGCCGTATACCGGGCTGGATCAGGACGCCAGTCAACTGCTGGATGACCTACTGCGCCAGGAACATGGCAACGGCCGTACCATTCTCATGATCACCCACGACCTGGCACATGGCCTGAACCTGTGCGACCGCACGGCCATTCTCAACCGGGGCAAAATTGTGCAAGAAATCGCCAGCCAGGACGTGACGGCGGCGGAATTTCTGGACCTTTACACCCATTACACACGCAAACAGAAGGCAAAAGACACCACGTCATGA
- the ccsA gene encoding cytochrome c biogenesis protein CcsA, translated as MTSITSARLDKSIRIANWAAAIAIMVSLLVIFFYAPVERTMGNVQRIFYFHVGSAWVGAVALFVALISGMLYLRQNDRKWDTVSLASVEIGLVFLTMATVAGSVWGKPAWNTWWLWSPRLTLITIAWLTYAAYFMLRGAIEDEERRARFAAVYVIVAFVTIIMAYISVRILRDIHPVVIGSTLESAQGASEGLQEFSGLDSAKMGITLLISTSAFSLLYVAWLLNRIRLQQLADAVKNLKIQVTAHLQGEHAS; from the coding sequence ATGACATCAATCACTTCCGCACGTTTGGATAAAAGCATTCGCATTGCCAATTGGGCGGCGGCGATTGCCATTATGGTCTCCCTATTGGTCATTTTCTTTTACGCTCCGGTGGAAAGAACAATGGGCAACGTCCAGCGCATCTTCTATTTTCACGTTGGCTCGGCCTGGGTTGGCGCGGTGGCTCTCTTTGTCGCCCTTATCTCCGGCATGTTGTACCTGCGCCAAAACGACCGCAAATGGGACACCGTTAGTCTGGCCTCGGTCGAGATCGGTCTGGTCTTTCTAACCATGGCCACCGTCGCCGGTTCGGTGTGGGGCAAACCGGCCTGGAATACCTGGTGGCTGTGGAGTCCCCGCCTCACCCTCATCACCATCGCCTGGCTGACTTATGCCGCTTACTTCATGCTGCGCGGCGCCATTGAAGACGAAGAACGACGCGCCCGATTTGCCGCCGTTTACGTCATCGTCGCTTTTGTCACCATCATCATGGCCTACATCAGTGTACGTATCCTGCGCGACATCCACCCAGTGGTCATCGGCAGCACGCTGGAATCGGCGCAGGGCGCGTCCGAGGGCCTGCAAGAGTTTTCCGGCCTGGATTCGGCCAAAATGGGCATCACCTTGCTGATCAGCACCAGCGCCTTTTCATTATTATATGTCGCCTGGCTGCTCAATCGGATCCGCCTGCAACAATTAGCCGATGCCGTGAAAAATCTGAAAATCCAGGTGACCGCCCACCTGCAAGGAGAACACGCTTCATGA
- a CDS encoding substrate-binding domain-containing protein — MSHKNLWTIILYGLVFVLGVSLAGCTAPTPTPSASGSTQTEETAVTPRIALLIPEGPLFFQNLQNGAAEAANRLGVELITRDAVNDIATQNQQIQEMIDLGVNAIIITPVDSTAVVPQIEAAAAAGIAILSVDRSIASDVVTCHIASDNLSGGKMAGDYLAEAIGQQGSVVELEGIVGTSAAKERGAGFNQAMSAYANITVAARQVADFNREVGQTVFAQILADNPDIDGVFAHNDEMILGAILAAEEAGRAGDIIFVGFDAVDDAVAALESGSLAATIAQQPSEMGRLGVENAVKHLQGRVIPKAIAVDLAMITR, encoded by the coding sequence ATGTCTCACAAAAATTTATGGACCATCATCTTGTATGGCCTGGTATTTGTATTAGGCGTCAGCCTTGCTGGCTGCACCGCGCCAACGCCCACACCGTCCGCCAGCGGTTCAACGCAAACAGAAGAAACGGCCGTTACCCCGCGTATCGCCTTGCTGATCCCGGAAGGTCCGCTGTTCTTCCAAAATTTGCAAAACGGCGCTGCCGAAGCCGCCAATCGCCTGGGTGTGGAATTGATCACCCGTGACGCCGTCAATGACATTGCCACCCAAAACCAACAGATTCAGGAGATGATAGACCTGGGCGTGAACGCGATCATCATCACACCGGTGGACAGTACGGCCGTTGTCCCCCAAATCGAAGCCGCCGCCGCGGCCGGCATCGCCATCCTCAGCGTGGACCGCAGCATCGCCTCCGATGTTGTCACCTGCCACATCGCCTCCGACAACCTCTCCGGAGGTAAGATGGCCGGTGACTACCTGGCTGAAGCCATCGGCCAACAAGGCAGCGTGGTGGAGTTGGAAGGGATTGTCGGCACATCGGCGGCCAAAGAGCGCGGCGCCGGCTTTAACCAGGCCATGTCGGCATACGCCAACATTACCGTCGCTGCCCGCCAGGTCGCCGATTTTAACCGCGAGGTGGGGCAAACCGTATTCGCCCAAATTTTAGCCGACAACCCCGATATTGATGGCGTGTTTGCTCATAACGACGAGATGATTCTGGGGGCTATTCTGGCTGCCGAAGAGGCTGGCCGCGCCGGCGACATTATTTTTGTGGGCTTCGACGCCGTAGATGATGCCGTCGCCGCCCTGGAAAGCGGCTCATTGGCGGCGACCATCGCCCAACAGCCATCGGAAATGGGGCGTTTGGGTGTGGAAAATGCTGTCAAACATTTGCAAGGCAGGGTCATTCCCAAAGCCATCGCCGTTGATCTGGCAATGATTACCCGCTAA
- the fabF gene encoding beta-ketoacyl-ACP synthase II: MNEQKRRVVITGMGTFNPLGHDVDTTWRQVVDGRSGIGPITQFDAAEFKTRFAGEVKGFDAAALFGRKEARRMDRVTQLALAAAGQAIADAQLAVTETNRHRIGVMIGSGMGIMQPIIESQAVLQERGAGRVSPFFVPMMLADTPAALISIEFGLCGPNLALFTACASGNNALGEAARQIQFGLADVMVAGGAEACILPLAMAGFGVMGAISTRNNAPQQASRPFDQERDGFVVSEGAAVLVLEALDHALARQAAIYGELSGYGSTADAYHISMPAEDGAGAARAMQLALADAGLRPSDIHYINAHGTSTPLNDKSETAAIKQVFGDMAYNVPVSSTKSMHGHLLGATGALEAILCLRAMQAGVIPPTINYETPDPDCDLDVVPNHARKSDLRTVMSNTFGLGGHNATLVFRRHDVAGGGQRG, from the coding sequence ATGAATGAACAGAAACGACGGGTGGTCATCACCGGGATGGGGACGTTTAACCCGTTGGGGCATGATGTAGACACAACCTGGCGGCAGGTCGTGGACGGCCGTAGCGGAATCGGCCCAATTACTCAGTTTGATGCGGCTGAGTTTAAGACCCGATTTGCCGGGGAGGTGAAAGGGTTCGACGCGGCCGCCCTGTTTGGGCGCAAAGAGGCGCGGCGCATGGACCGCGTGACCCAGTTGGCTCTGGCCGCCGCCGGCCAGGCCATCGCCGACGCCCAACTAGCAGTAACCGAGACCAATCGTCACCGCATTGGGGTGATGATCGGCAGCGGCATGGGCATTATGCAGCCCATCATCGAAAGCCAGGCCGTATTGCAGGAGCGCGGCGCCGGCCGGGTAAGCCCCTTTTTTGTGCCGATGATGCTGGCCGACACACCGGCGGCCCTGATCTCCATTGAATTTGGCCTGTGTGGGCCGAATCTGGCGCTGTTTACCGCCTGCGCCAGCGGCAACAATGCCCTGGGCGAAGCGGCGCGCCAGATACAATTTGGTCTGGCCGATGTGATGGTGGCCGGGGGCGCGGAAGCGTGCATTTTGCCATTGGCGATGGCCGGGTTTGGCGTGATGGGGGCTATCTCCACCCGCAACAATGCGCCACAGCAGGCGTCACGGCCGTTTGACCAAGAGCGGGATGGCTTTGTCGTCAGTGAAGGGGCGGCGGTGCTGGTGCTGGAGGCGCTGGACCACGCCCTGGCGCGGCAGGCAGCCATTTATGGCGAATTGAGCGGCTATGGCAGCACAGCCGACGCTTACCACATCTCCATGCCGGCTGAAGATGGCGCAGGCGCTGCGCGGGCGATGCAGTTGGCCCTGGCAGATGCAGGGCTACGGCCGTCTGACATCCACTACATCAACGCCCACGGAACCAGCACCCCGCTCAATGACAAAAGTGAAACAGCGGCCATCAAGCAAGTCTTTGGCGATATGGCCTACAACGTACCGGTCAGCTCCACCAAATCCATGCACGGCCATTTGTTGGGGGCCACTGGCGCGCTGGAGGCCATCCTTTGCCTGCGGGCCATGCAAGCGGGCGTCATTCCGCCCACCATCAACTACGAAACCCCTGACCCAGACTGCGACCTGGATGTTGTGCCCAACCATGCCCGCAAGTCTGATTTGCGCACTGTTATGTCAAATACATTTGGCTTAGGCGGGCATAACGCGACACTAGTATTTCGCCGACATGACGTGGCGGGCGGCGGCCAGCGGGGGTAA
- a CDS encoding DEAD/DEAH box helicase family protein — protein sequence MSTTYVIVDVETTGLDPQKDAIIEVAAITLREHDILDEFASLVNPHRDIPPMITGMTGITNEMVADAPTMFTVRTRLRGVLGDNVLVGHNVDFDLGFLNEERLGVGNHRLDTITLASILVPEAGRYDLESLVHYLELPDPNGGQTHRALDDAEQTVELFLALRERALALEMWQIEEIVQAGRRIAWPETLFFEEVLAEKARLAFSDGRSRPATQRLPELFNPEKPTGQIPVPLEKVKPLDADLIAAMLEPGGNFSQLFPDFEYRPQQVEMMTAVADAFNQGQHTLVEAGTGTGKSVAYLLPSAFWAVQNGRRVVVSTNTINLQDQLILKDLPELRRVLPFELRAAIRKGRSNYLCTRLFQQMRHNGPTNADDMTLYARILLWLPHSQTGDVGEIVLRTPGERQAWARLNGENKVCTAEHCAQARCPLHLARMRAEQAHIVIVNHSLLLADMASENHILPVFKDLIIDEAHHLETAVTDGLSFRADKFFLEAVLDEVTKPSAGLIGQLLARTRNQLPRELYAPLETTSNAMRHEAQEAAMRLDDFFVTLGFFLKDFVNRRSQFAEQIRLTTAVRAQPNYDEVEMAWDSLGKHLKSLVTGFDKLADGLGDHIYNFDIENGEDLQRSLAGAARDLEETRQNLDRIILKPQDDMIYWVEVFKERLSLHAAPLHVGPLVEKHIFGALETVILTSATMRTAGAGGWNEADFTYLRQRLHAQDARQLAVGSPFDYQNAVLLYLASDMPEPNQPGYQRYLESAIVDVAVALGGRTMVLFTAYGQLNQTSQAIEGPLADAGILTLAQGRSMSRQQMMTQFKQEGARVVLLGTRSFWEGVDIPGPALQCVIIAKLPFDVPSDPVFAARSETFENAFFEYSVPEAVLRFRQGFGRLIRRGTDEGVVAVLDKRVLTKRYGQMFLDSLPPCTVLRQRTERLGELTLRWLNRAR from the coding sequence ATGTCTACAACTTACGTCATCGTGGATGTGGAAACCACCGGACTAGACCCGCAAAAAGACGCCATCATTGAGGTGGCTGCCATTACCCTGCGCGAGCATGACATCCTGGACGAGTTCGCTTCACTGGTGAACCCGCACCGCGACATCCCGCCCATGATCACCGGCATGACCGGCATCACCAACGAGATGGTGGCCGACGCGCCGACCATGTTCACCGTGCGCACGCGCCTGCGCGGGGTGCTGGGCGACAACGTCCTGGTGGGCCACAACGTGGATTTTGACCTCGGTTTTCTAAACGAGGAGCGCTTGGGGGTGGGCAACCACCGCCTGGACACCATCACCCTGGCCTCTATTTTGGTTCCAGAGGCGGGGCGGTATGATCTGGAATCGCTGGTCCACTATCTGGAACTGCCTGACCCCAATGGTGGGCAAACCCATCGCGCTCTGGACGATGCCGAGCAGACGGTGGAGCTGTTCCTGGCCCTGCGGGAGCGGGCGTTGGCTCTGGAAATGTGGCAGATTGAAGAGATTGTGCAGGCGGGGCGGCGTATTGCCTGGCCGGAAACGCTCTTTTTTGAGGAAGTGTTGGCGGAAAAGGCGCGACTGGCGTTTAGCGACGGCCGTTCCCGGCCTGCCACCCAACGTCTGCCTGAACTGTTCAACCCGGAAAAACCCACCGGGCAAATTCCTGTTCCCCTGGAAAAAGTGAAGCCGCTGGACGCCGACTTGATCGCCGCTATGTTGGAACCGGGCGGCAACTTTAGCCAGCTTTTTCCAGACTTTGAATATCGGCCGCAGCAGGTGGAGATGATGACGGCCGTTGCCGATGCCTTCAACCAGGGGCAGCACACCCTGGTCGAGGCGGGCACAGGCACGGGCAAAAGCGTGGCCTACCTGCTGCCATCGGCTTTCTGGGCGGTACAAAACGGCCGTCGCGTCGTCGTCTCCACCAATACCATCAACCTGCAAGACCAGCTCATCCTCAAAGATTTGCCGGAACTGCGGCGCGTGCTGCCCTTTGAACTGCGGGCGGCCATTCGCAAAGGGCGCAGCAACTACCTCTGCACCCGCCTTTTCCAGCAAATGCGCCACAACGGCCCCACCAACGCCGATGACATGACCCTCTATGCCCGTATTTTGCTCTGGCTGCCGCACAGCCAGACCGGCGACGTGGGCGAGATTGTGCTGCGCACGCCGGGCGAACGGCAGGCCTGGGCGCGGTTGAACGGCGAAAACAAGGTCTGTACTGCGGAACATTGCGCCCAGGCGCGCTGCCCGCTGCACCTGGCGCGGATGCGCGCTGAGCAGGCCCACATTGTCATTGTGAACCATTCGCTGCTGCTGGCCGACATGGCCAGCGAAAATCACATTCTGCCCGTTTTTAAGGATTTGATCATTGACGAGGCGCATCATTTGGAAACGGCCGTTACCGATGGCCTGAGTTTCCGCGCCGACAAATTTTTCCTGGAGGCGGTGCTGGACGAAGTCACCAAACCCAGCGCCGGACTCATCGGTCAGTTGCTGGCGCGCACACGCAATCAACTGCCACGCGAACTGTATGCACCGCTGGAAACCACCAGCAACGCCATGCGCCATGAGGCGCAAGAGGCGGCCATGCGCCTGGACGATTTTTTTGTGACCCTGGGCTTCTTTTTGAAGGATTTTGTCAACCGGCGCAGCCAGTTTGCCGAACAAATTCGCCTGACAACGGCCGTGCGCGCCCAACCCAATTACGATGAAGTGGAAATGGCCTGGGACAGCCTGGGCAAACATCTCAAAAGTCTGGTAACGGGTTTTGACAAACTGGCCGATGGGCTGGGCGACCATATTTACAACTTCGACATTGAGAACGGCGAGGATTTGCAGAGATCGTTGGCCGGCGCTGCTCGTGACCTGGAAGAGACGCGGCAAAACCTGGACCGCATCATCTTAAAACCGCAAGACGACATGATTTATTGGGTCGAGGTGTTTAAAGAACGGCTGTCGCTGCATGCCGCGCCGCTGCACGTGGGGCCGCTGGTAGAAAAGCACATTTTCGGCGCGCTGGAAACAGTTATCCTCACCTCGGCTACCATGCGCACGGCCGGCGCTGGGGGGTGGAACGAGGCGGACTTTACCTACCTGCGCCAACGCCTGCACGCTCAGGACGCGCGGCAGTTGGCTGTCGGCTCACCGTTTGATTACCAAAACGCCGTGCTGCTCTACCTGGCTTCCGACATGCCCGAACCCAATCAACCTGGCTATCAGCGCTATCTGGAAAGCGCTATTGTGGATGTGGCGGTGGCGTTGGGTGGCCGGACGATGGTACTCTTTACCGCTTACGGCCAGCTTAACCAGACATCTCAGGCCATCGAAGGCCCGCTGGCCGACGCCGGTATTCTCACCCTGGCGCAGGGGCGCAGCATGTCGCGCCAGCAGATGATGACCCAATTTAAGCAGGAAGGGGCGCGGGTAGTGTTGTTGGGCACGCGCTCTTTTTGGGAGGGCGTGGACATTCCCGGCCCGGCGCTGCAATGTGTGATCATTGCCAAACTGCCCTTTGATGTGCCCTCGGACCCGGTTTTTGCCGCTCGGTCAGAGACTTTTGAGAACGCCTTTTTTGAATATTCTGTGCCGGAGGCCGTGCTGCGTTTCCGGCAGGGTTTTGGTCGCTTAATTCGGCGCGGCACAGATGAAGGGGTGGTGGCCGTGCTGGATAAACGGGTGCTGACCAAGCGGTATGGGCAGATGTTTTTGGACTCATTGCCGCCCTGCACGGTTCTGCGCCAACGCACAGAACGCCTGGGCGAACTGACGCTGCGTTGGTTGAACCGGGCGCGGTAG